A window from Mytilus galloprovincialis chromosome 8, xbMytGall1.hap1.1, whole genome shotgun sequence encodes these proteins:
- the LOC143041925 gene encoding lysosome membrane protein 2-like: protein MKMCSSKSIKCSIIFAVFGAVFIILGGVLIPVFHNYIKKEIKEQIPLKEGSASFKAWSAPPVPIYFQIWVFDLLNPLEVVQNGAKPALRQKGPYTFREHRQKGNFTWNDKDGTISYREKRSFNFEREKSAGPQTDTFTTVNLPMITVVELIRREFGFIQELVEFVLTLAKDDELFLTLSIKDILWGYEDNLLKKVLDFAKKIGHPLDLDDHFGLFYNQNGSDDGLYSIYSGVKSADNFAFIKSWNNMSILPYWTTETCNVINGSDGTLFPPFVQKDDRKYLFSTDICRSIYATFDSEQTIRDIDLLRFTVPPKVFLDHNHNPANEGFCTPHGVCLPSGLLNVSSCKQGAPVVMSLPHFLYADPVVQDAVYGLNPNKIEHQTILDIEPNTGVVMNAQKKLQVNAYIRNVSHITQTLKIKDHIVYPVLWLNESAEIDAKSASDFKSAVQTPVHITQAVQYGLIVLGVLFIIGAAFWFVKVKTSQTKEDDLVTVVDDNRDTAHLVVQ from the exons ATGAAGATGTGCAGCTCAAAGTCTATCAAGTGTAGCATAATTTTTGCAGTATTTGGAGCAGTCTTTATTATATTAGGAGGAGTGCTAATTCCCGTTTTTcacaattatattaaaaaagaaatcaaagag CAAATTCCATTAAAAGAAGGTTCAGCAAGCTTCAAAGCATGGTCAGCTCCTCCTGTTCCTATTTATTTCCAAATATGGGTGTTTGACCTACTGAACCCTTTAGAGGTAGTACAGAATGGTGCAAAACCAGCGCTAAGACAGAAAGGCCCATATACATTCAG AGAACACAGACAGAAAGGTAACTTCACCTGGAACGATAAAGATGGAACAATTAGTTACAGAGAAAAAAGATCATTTAATTTTGAAAGAGAGAAATCTGCTGGACCACAAACTGACACATTTACGACAGTTAATTTACCCATGATA ACTGTTGTTGAGCTTATAAGACGAGAATTTGGTTTTATACAAGAACTGGTAGAATTTGTATTAACACTTGCAAAAGATGATGAGCTATTTTTGACTCTTTCTATAAAAGATATTCTTTGGGGATATGAAGACAACCTCTTAAAGAAGGTTCTTGactttgcaaaaaaaattggACATCCTTTAGATTTAGACGACCATTTTGGATTATTTTATAAT CAAAATGGTTCTGATGACGGACTTTATAGTATTTATTCTGGAGTAAAGAGTGCAGACAACTTTGCCTTTATAAAATCTTGGAACAATATGAG cATCTTACCATATTGGACCACAGAGACATGTAATGTGATAAATGGATCAG ATGGTACATTATTTCCACCCTTTGTGCAGAAGGATGACAGAAAATACTTGTTTTCTACAGACATCTGTAG ATCTATTTATGCTACATTTGATTCTGAGCAGACCATACGAGACATAGATTTACTACGTTTTACTGTCCCACCGAAAGTATTCTTAGATCACAACCACAATCCTGCTAATGAAGGTTTCTGTACACCACATGGTGTCTGTTTACCATCAGGTCTGCTGAATGTTAGTTCTTGTAAACAAG GTGCTCCAGTTGTAATGTCACTTCCCCATTTCCTATACGCTGACCCTGTGGTACAAGATGCTGTGTATGGATTAAATCCAAATAAGATAGAACACCAAACAATACTAGATATTGAACCT AATACAGGAGTAGTAATGAATGCTCAGAAGAAACTTCAAGTTAATGCATATATAAGAAATGTTTCCCACATTAC CCAAACATTAAAGATAAAAGACCACATAGTGTATCCTGTGCTGTGGCTAAATGAG AGTGCTGAAATTGATGCTAAGTCTGCCAGTGACTTTAAATCAGCCGTACAGACACCCGTCCATATTACCCAGGCTGTTCAGTATGGTTTGATTGTATTAGGAGTATTATTCATCATTGGTGCAGCGTTTTGGTTTGTCAAAGTAAAAACTAGTCAGACG AAAGAAGATGATTTGGTGACTGTGGTGGACGATAACAGAGACACAGCCCACTTAGTGGTGCAATAG